The Acaryochloris sp. CCMEE 5410 genome includes the window CCGACGCCACAAATGCAAAAATCATCGGCCACACAAGCCCCACAAACATGAGTCCTGTTAGACCGCCAGACAGCATGCTCGGCAGCAACGCAGCCACCATCACACAACTGGCTGCGACACTGGCTAAAAAGACTTCGCCAGTTCCCCGAATTGCCGCTGCCAGTGGACGGAACCCCTGACGGATCTTTTGCTCAATGGAATCAATCACAATGATGGAGTCATCCACCAGTTTCCCAATCGCCATCATCATGCCAATCAACGTCGAAGAGTTGAGGGACATCTGCATGGGACCAAAGGGCAACGTTGAAAGCGCCAGCGACATGGGAATAGAAATCATGATCAGTGCTGTGGCGCGGAAGTCCTGTAGGAAGAGTAAAATCACTCCCCCGGCTAGGAGAACACTGATGAGCAGTTCCTTAAACGTGCTCTGCAAAATGATATTGACCAGGAAGGAGTTGTCATAAGCTTCTTGAAATTCCAATCCTGGATATTCCTGTTTAATCTTCTCTACTTCTGCTCGCACCCGCTTAATCACCGCTGGAGAGCTAGAGTCCGGCTTTTGAATAATATTCACAGCCAGGGCCGCTTGGCTGTTGTAGCGGTAACTGCTGCGGCGTTCTTCAAAGGTATCCTCAACTGTCGCCACATCTCGAAGATAGACCACTTGGCCATCGCGCTCTAGGAGTGGATAGTCTAGCAGCGCCGCTGCATTTTGCACCCGCTCATCAGTGCGCACGAGAATTTCTGTATCCTCCCGCGTTAGGATGCCAGAGCCTTGGCTCAAATTATTCCGATCCAAGGCATCGCGCACCTCCACAATAGACAGCCCATAGGCTCCCAGCTTTTGGCGATCGACAATCACTTGTAGCTGTCGTCGGTAACCACCAAAGATCGAGACGGCCTGAACATGGTCCACTTGGGTGAGCCGATCCACTAGGGTATTATCGGCAAACTCCCGCAACTGCACCGGGTCCCATTGATCCCCCGTCAGGGCCAAGGTCAACACGGGGCGGTTTAAAGGGTCAATGGGCAACACCCAGTAGGACCGGGCGTTGAGTCCTTGTAGTTCAGTATCTCCCTCCGCTGCATTCATAAGGCTTTGGACAGATTGAACAGCCCGATTAATGTTGCCGCCCCAGCCAAACTGGATCGTTATCAGGGATAGATTTTGCTGGGAGGTTGAGCGCACAAACCGGACATCTTCCAATACCGTCATGCGCTGTTCCAAGGGCTTGGTAATATAGGCTTCCACCTCCTCCGGTGACGAGCCAGGGGCTTGAGTAATGACGGCCACCAGCGGACTTTCCACGTAGGGCATCATCCTCACGGGCAACCCCAGCAACACCAATAGTGACAGGATCAAGATACCGATATAGAGTGCAGTTACTAGAACTGGATGCTTGATAGACCAGCGGGTGAGAAATTCTTTCATCGGGCTTACGCCTTCATTGACCTACTTCACCTCAAAGGCTAGGGTTGCAGGTTCAGCATCCTTGGCCTTTACCTGCACTGTCCAAGGACCAGCCATCCCAAAGTTGGTTTTAATTTTGAACTCCTGGGCTTTATCTCCGGGTTCCACAATGGCCAGAGAGGTCATATCCGCTTCGCCTTCCATGGGCATTGAGACTTGGACAGAGACATCCTCGGGCGTGAGATTCTCCTTCTCAACGCGAACCACCAGTTCGGCATCGCCCATGGGCACTTCGGCGGATTTAGGACTCACTAAATGAATATCCTTAGATGTGTTGCTGGGGTCCATGCCTTCCTTGTCACCATCAGGCTTGGATTTTGCCTGCTCTGTGGGAGCTTCTGCGCTGTCCGATGTCTCTGCAGCTTGTTCTCCTGATTGGGCACTACAGGAAAATAGAAAGGTGCTCACAAGAGCGATCGCCAAAAAGATTTTCTTCATATCAGTCCTCACAATGAATGATGTTGATATTGTTTGAGGTCAATTCAATCCCTCGAAAGGCGTTCTATTGAGCCGTTAGCTTGAACTGGGCGCGTCCTAGATGCTCGGCATCCTTGACCTGGGCCTTAATCACCCAGTCTCCCTTCATCCCAAAATGGGTCTTTACCCGAAACTTACCCGGTTCCGGTAAAGCTTTGAGGTCTACCATGGCCGTCATGGGAGCCATATTTTTCATCGGCATAGTCACATCCACTTCAAGCTGCTTAATGGCCAAGGGGGATAGAGTGTCCGCATCGACCACTTGCAAAATCAACTCCTCGGTCCCGGCTTTCACTGTTTTCGTCTTGGGACGGACCAGCTGAATTGAGACATTTCCCGCAGTCGGCGTGGACAATGAAGCTACGGGCTCACCAGCCGCGTTGACGACCGCAACCTTTGAGTCTTCTAACAATCGCGAAGTGCCCGTTGTAATGACATGATCGCCGGACTTCAAGCCCTTCACTATTTCAACACGATCACCACTCACGAGCCCCCGTTTTACCCTGCGCCTCACTGCGACTGCCTCTTCGCCATTACCCTGCACCACCCACACCGCTGGCTGCCCCTGAAACTGATGCAGAGCCGTCTGGGGGACGGACAGTGTTGCGGGTTTACTGGCCTTGATGATCTGCATTTCTAGAAACTGACCCGACAGTAGCTGATCGCTGGGGTTATTCACCACTGCCTCTACAGTGACTGTGCGCGTTCGAGGATCGGCGCTGGGGAAAATGCTGGTGATTTCACCAGTGATCGGTGGCATCTTCGTACCCGGAATCAGGGCTTTGACGCGGGTTCCTTTACCAATTCCGACCGCATCGGCCTGAGCGACATTTGCCCGTAACCTCACCCGGCTATAGTCCCCAATTTTGAGCACCCCCATTCCGGGCTGAACCACTACCCCCGGATCGGCCATCCGAGACTGCACAATCCCGCTAATGGGGGCGGTGAGATTGGTGTAGCGCTCCATGACAACCGCCGTGTTCGCCTTTGCTTGGAATTGATTGATCTTGGCACGGTCTCGCCCTAGCTCTGCCTTCATTCGCACCCACTTGGTTTTTGCTCCAGAGATCGCTGACTCCTTGGCTGCCACCTCTGATGCGACGAGGTCATAGTCGTTTTGGGAAATGGCCCCGCCTGCAGCCAGAGCCTTAAAGCGTTTGGCCTTGAGCTTCATGTAATCCAGTTCAGCAGCCATACGGTCAATCTCGCGCTGTTGCTCCTCCAACTGCATGCTGTTAGCGACTAGAATCTCACGCATGACGTCCCTCTCAGCCTTCGCTTCGACCAGTTCAGTTCGTCGTTCTAAGGCATCAAGTTGGGCAATCACTTGGCCCTTGGTAACGCGATCGCCTGGGTAAATTGAGTAATCTCTGAGTTGTCCCGCGACGCGCGGGTACACCGTGACTTCTAGGTAGGGATACACCGATCCCGTATACTGAATCGTTTCCTGAACCAAACCGGGGCGGATTTCCTCTACCTGAACGGGTATTGCATTGAAAGCCCCATCCACGGCCATCATCTCATCATGAGACATACCCCCATGATCCATTGTCCCCTGCTCTGTATCTGCCATCGCCATCTCACCGAACTGCTTGACAGCAAACCAGATGCCACCTGAGAGGACCATGAAAATGCCCAAGGCAAATAAACTTTGGAACGGACGAAAGCCAGGGGAATGACTGATAGAGGCGACCTGGGAGTCATTATCCTCGCACGCATCGCCTTCGGCCTCCTCAACTTTGGCTAATGGAGAAACAGATATTTCTGATTCAGCAGGGTTAGACTCGACACGATCTTGGGTCATTCTTTTGTCGTTACTAAATTTGTAAGGCTGAACTGATAAGACGTTTGCTTACACAAGCATAAATACCAATTATGAAATCAGGATGAGATGGAAGCCAAGAGAGAGAGGATTTGGAAAACAGTGATTGCTGGAGCAGAGCAGCTCTTTGAATGATATGCACGGTCTAGACTCTCAATCTAACTTGAGAGTCTAGAGTCGAGTATCAGTTAACTCAAGGAGTAGGAGGTTGAGTCTGAGAACTTTACCCCTGTCCGACACCTGTCTGGATGAGTGATCCCTCTTCTGTCACTTTAGGGGGAGGATAAATTCTTGATTGTTTCTCGTCTATTTCCGTATTTTTGCGCCGAAGAACAATTTTTAACAATAACGGGAAATCGTTATTACAGATTTTATCTGGCCAGAGTGACAAAAGAGGGGTGATACCAAATCCGACTTTGATACCCCCGATATCCTAAAACGCTAGAAAGTTTCAAGAACAATGATAGTGAAAGCTACGGAGATAATCGTTTCGGGGTTTAGCAAGCCGGATTTGGTATGACTTACAGGAAACAGGCTTCTAATTCTGACAGCAGCCCGACAGTTTGCTGTTTACCACCATCGCTGGAACCCGATGAATGCCATACTGAGTAGCTTGCTCAAGACGCTGAGCGGTATCATCTGCACCAAGGTGCCAAATCTGGATCTTACAGGAGGGGCAAGCTAACTCTTCTACAGACTGGACCGTACCATCGCAAATGGGGCAATCCTCTTTAAAGACTTCTTTTGAATGCTGAGTCATTTTTTAAGCCTCTATAACCGTTGTGAAATAGCTTAAACCCTGCAGCTAACTTGAGAGTCAAGCCTTAGGTGTAAAAATGCATATTTTTCTTGAATGGGGTAGTTTCCTTGGAAATTGAGTCTGCGATAGATAGGATTTCATCGTTTGCAGATTCATGCTACACCTAAACTCTCAAGTTAGCTTGAGAGTTTAGGTTAGAAACAATGCAGTTATCAAAAGTGTGGTGAGAATGAGCCAGATCACGAAAGCTCAAGAAGTACACTCCACTATATCAGCGTTGAAGTATGGCGAGTTGGCTACTTAGACAGCGGTAGCGATCGCCGCTTTAATTGAGGCAGGGGTATCTTACCCCCCATATTGACCGGAATGCCTATCTAAAGCATCTGCCTTTTGAGGTCTTGAGTGCGGACTGGGAGTAGCATCTTATGCAAAAACGAACGAACAACGCCAACTTAATGCTTTTGGAGCAGGCTTTGTCATAGATAGGCTATTTGTAAGCACCCTTGACCTTAAACCCAACTTCAAGGTCTAAGTTAGGGATATATAGCTTAAAAAGGAGCAATAACAATGGCCAAGCGTCAAGTTGAAGTGTTTACTGCCGGATGCCCCCTCTGCGACCCTGCGGTTCAATTAATACGGGAGCTGGCCTGTAACAACTGCGAGGTTCAGGTTTACGACTTGCGAGACGACTGTGCAACCAATGTTTGCCGAGACAAGGTTACGCAGTACGGGATTCACCGGGTTCCAACCGTAGTTGTGGATGGCAAATTGACGGAATGTTGTCAGAACCAGCAGTTAATCTCGCGAGATGCTCTGATTGCTGCTGGTATTGGACAAAGTTAACTCTAGAGTGGAATCTGCTCCCCTGGCATCAAGGAGGTTAATGAGCGTGAATCAAGGATTATTGATCGGCGAACTGAGTCGTCAGGCAGATGTCCCAGTATCAACCATTCGCTACTACGAGAGCCAGGGACTCCTTAAGGCTCCTGAGCGCACCCGTTCCCAGTATCGAGTCTATTCGCAAGAAGCTAAGGAACGTTTGCAGTTTATTCAAAAAGCCAAGCGCTTTAGGCTTTCCTTAGAAGAAATCAAACAGATCCTGGCCCTCAGTGAGCAGGGCATAGCTCCGTGCAAGCGCGTTAGTCAGATGCTAAAGCAACACCTGGTTGCATTAGATCAGCACATACAGGAAATGGTGGTTTTGCGCCAAGAGCTAGCCAATCGATATCAACGCATTAGGACAGTACTCCCCGATGATGATTTAGAGGAGTTCCCCGAAGAGCTGTGTAATGGCAGCGTCTGTGGTTTCATTGAGCACGATGATGACAACCATCTCCTTAAGGCAGAACCACATGAAGCCTAAAAATGCACTGATTGCAAGTTTGACAGGAACGGTTGTTGTTGCGCTTTGCTGTTTTACGCCGATCTTGGTCATTGGGCTGGGTGTGTTGGGCTTGGGAGCGTGGGTCGGCTATCTCGATTATGTTCTGCTGCCTGCTTTAGGAGCCTTGATAGGACTGACCTTCTGGTCCTACAGGCGTTATCGTTGCCATTGCCGCAAGCAAAACTAACGACTGGGAATAAGGATTATATGAGCCAATGTTGTTGTCCACCTTCATCCTCTACCAAGACATCGTTCACCTGTCCTCAGGGGAACTGCCGAGGGAAGCCAATTCAACTCATTACCTTAAAAAGTTTACTTAAACCCGCTGCCCTAGAGCGCTTAGAGCCACGCAGTGATTATCGCTTCTGTGATACGCCAGCATGCCCGGTTGTTTACTTTTCCAATCAAGGCAGTGCCTATACCGTGCAAGATTTGAAGGTATCTGTATTCCAAAAAGATAATAGAGATGATGTCCCGGTTTGCTACTGCTTTGGGTGGACTAGACAACGGATTCAGTCTGAAATGGAATGGTCAGAAAATCCTCAAGTCGTCAAGATCATCACGGCCCACATCAAAACAAAACGTTGTGGTTGTGAAGTAAATAACCCCCAGGGCAGTTGCTGTCTAGCCAATGTACGCCATGTGATTGTTGATTATCGACATCCTGATAGTCACTAACGATGCGCAAATGGGCATACACAACCCCTAACGACAATCGTTTCCGAGAAAAACGGTATTCAGTATTTATTCGGACGGATATGTCTAGTATTAAACCCAAATAACCGGGCATATCCGTTCAGATTAAGTGGAGGTTTAAATCAAACACCTCTCACTTTAGATTATCTCAAATGCTTATTGAGTAAAGACTACAGCTTATTCGCATTTAATATAGGTCCGATATTCTGTTTGCGGATCGTAACAGTTAGCGAGAGAAATAGCTAAAGGCTTCGTGAATTAATTTTGGAGAATGGCAAACGAGCAGGCAGGCAAAAAACATAACCATCAATCCAATAGCTGCTTTGGCTCGCTTTTTGATATTTGAGATATCGCTTTGAGAACTCTGAGGTTCATTAATTGCAGGGATTTGTTTGTCCATAGAATTTCTCCAAAGAGAATGAATTAGTTTAGGTGAAACTCTGAATTAAACAGTTTGACTGCAAATCCTGAACTCTCGCCTAGAGTGAACAGCTTTGTATATAGTTTAGTTATTAGAGTCATATACGAAGCCATTCCTAAAGACTAAAAAAGAAGAATAGAAACAAAGCTTTTCCAATTCACAACTCGGGCAACGTTAGTTCAATTGAGATGGGAGATACAACTTAAAAAACTACTGTCATCTGGGGGTTTAGAGCAAGAAATAGGAAGTAGGTTGCATAGATTTCTCCTGTGATCGCGGCTGTCGAGATGAGGAGCCTCCCAGTATGAGAAGGCATAGAAAAATTACTGATTGTTCGACAACCATATTTTGGTTAAACATTGAATTTTATTATTTAAATTTCAATGTTTTAAATCTTTGATGAACTCAGCCACACTTGAATTGAGTAGGCCCAAAGGTAGCGACGCTGCAACAAAGTGCCACGCGATCGTTGTAACCTTTACTAGGCTGTGATCCCAGAAAAATTTTTACAAACTTGCGCGAGAACAGTCATTTATGGGCAAGTTTTATGAGAAAAAAGCCCTGGAATGCCTATTCTGCCGTTGTTTTTGTCGAAGAGCCAACCACTATTTATGGGCAAGTTAACAAAAACCACAAAAATATTTTTAAAACCCTTGCTGAGTATAACTTCTAGCCGTTGCGTGGCACTTCGTTGCGGCGTCGCTACCTTTGAGCCGAGTAGTATTGGTTTCAACTTCACTGGAGCTACAAATTAAACCATTCCTAAAAAAACAAGGAACTAGGTATTGCTGAAATATGGCCCCCATTCAGCAGATTGTAGAGCAGATTTTTGAATAATGCATAAAACCCATACAGAGAAAGGCTTATAAAATGAGTCTTTTAGAAAAATTCATAAAGCCTCTCAACAATGCACCTTTATTAAGGATGAGATCATTACCGATTGCTGCAACTTTAGTCGTTTTGAGAATATTATTTTGAAACACTCCTTGCTGTTGAATTTCTGGCGATAATTATTTTGCTCTCTAGAAATTTTTCCGGCAGCGAAAACTGGACAGGGAAATCGATTGCTCAAGATAGTAGAAATGACTTGACCTGGTAATGCTACCATCTCTTTATTCTCAATTTTTAGCATTTATTATAGATATACTTCTTCCAGATTGTAAAATACCAAGCCCAATCAGAAAAATTGCTCACGATCGAGATAGATACGCATTTGTCACATACTGCTGCACCATACGATGGGTATTAAAAAAGGAAGCATTCAGAGCAATAGATTGCCGCATTACATCGATCCATCGCTTCCGCTCACGATAAAACATGGGTGCGATTAGGTTCTCTATCTTCCAATACAAGTCCTCTCCATCCGCTTGGTTTAGAGATTCCAAATCAGAGGCATCTTGTTCCCGTGAACCAAC containing:
- a CDS encoding FixH family protein, translated to MKKIFLAIALVSTFLFSCSAQSGEQAAETSDSAEAPTEQAKSKPDGDKEGMDPSNTSKDIHLVSPKSAEVPMGDAELVVRVEKENLTPEDVSVQVSMPMEGEADMTSLAIVEPGDKAQEFKIKTNFGMAGPWTVQVKAKDAEPATLAFEVK
- a CDS encoding thioredoxin family protein — encoded protein: MAKRQVEVFTAGCPLCDPAVQLIRELACNNCEVQVYDLRDDCATNVCRDKVTQYGIHRVPTVVVDGKLTECCQNQQLISRDALIAAGIGQS
- the merF gene encoding mercury resistance system transport protein MerF, coding for MKPKNALIASLTGTVVVALCCFTPILVIGLGVLGLGAWVGYLDYVLLPALGALIGLTFWSYRRYRCHCRKQN
- a CDS encoding MerR family transcriptional regulator — translated: MSVNQGLLIGELSRQADVPVSTIRYYESQGLLKAPERTRSQYRVYSQEAKERLQFIQKAKRFRLSLEEIKQILALSEQGIAPCKRVSQMLKQHLVALDQHIQEMVVLRQELANRYQRIRTVLPDDDLEEFPEELCNGSVCGFIEHDDDNHLLKAEPHEA
- a CDS encoding efflux RND transporter periplasmic adaptor subunit; its protein translation is MTQDRVESNPAESEISVSPLAKVEEAEGDACEDNDSQVASISHSPGFRPFQSLFALGIFMVLSGGIWFAVKQFGEMAMADTEQGTMDHGGMSHDEMMAVDGAFNAIPVQVEEIRPGLVQETIQYTGSVYPYLEVTVYPRVAGQLRDYSIYPGDRVTKGQVIAQLDALERRTELVEAKAERDVMREILVANSMQLEEQQREIDRMAAELDYMKLKAKRFKALAAGGAISQNDYDLVASEVAAKESAISGAKTKWVRMKAELGRDRAKINQFQAKANTAVVMERYTNLTAPISGIVQSRMADPGVVVQPGMGVLKIGDYSRVRLRANVAQADAVGIGKGTRVKALIPGTKMPPITGEITSIFPSADPRTRTVTVEAVVNNPSDQLLSGQFLEMQIIKASKPATLSVPQTALHQFQGQPAVWVVQGNGEEAVAVRRRVKRGLVSGDRVEIVKGLKSGDHVITTGTSRLLEDSKVAVVNAAGEPVASLSTPTAGNVSIQLVRPKTKTVKAGTEELILQVVDADTLSPLAIKQLEVDVTMPMKNMAPMTAMVDLKALPEPGKFRVKTHFGMKGDWVIKAQVKDAEHLGRAQFKLTAQ
- a CDS encoding thioredoxin, with protein sequence MTQHSKEVFKEDCPICDGTVQSVEELACPSCKIQIWHLGADDTAQRLEQATQYGIHRVPAMVVNSKLSGCCQN
- a CDS encoding putative iron-sulfur cluster-binding metallochaperone; this encodes MSQCCCPPSSSTKTSFTCPQGNCRGKPIQLITLKSLLKPAALERLEPRSDYRFCDTPACPVVYFSNQGSAYTVQDLKVSVFQKDNRDDVPVCYCFGWTRQRIQSEMEWSENPQVVKIITAHIKTKRCGCEVNNPQGSCCLANVRHVIVDYRHPDSH